Proteins encoded within one genomic window of Panicum virgatum strain AP13 chromosome 1N, P.virgatum_v5, whole genome shotgun sequence:
- the LOC120654755 gene encoding protein JASON-like isoform X2 yields the protein MGCFLSCFRGGPDRSGDLQDPLVRESRLGDAFLNDEKKIEASGRLDVEAANGGGVNQEFLREANYLKSCGTISQTPPEILEVPSSGSSEETKEIDDTSINVQVMRETNLLEGNLSEVSKIDEPDKLIHEQNIDEGILRVESESRSSSQDNPSFENIIDQKTDSSDSPYPTPLVLRGDIQTPATVYTACMGTSKPVESEYRSSSQDNHSFENIIDQKTDSSDSPYPTPLVLRVDIQTPATLYTSCMGTSKPGKRARASRQFIYPVLRPIENKLQWMEVKAESPVVASNPPKRRNLSADFSENPPPTFASSTAAQTESPKSESLPLHDSCEELDEVISPEETKGQDVNQQLFESGEPPNQNSEHGKHGVSSLSYWLKQTSADDESHRYANTEDKVWKELCFEKSIFDVPIFTASGLNWDNDNPTPVLPKAWDGNGIPNTTTKYKEKVNWHATPFEERLMKVLSDEKPLHERKIDGKLIHLEENSE from the exons ATGGGCTGCTTCCTCTCCTGCTTCCGCGGCGGCCCCGACCGGTCCGGCGATCTCCAG GATCCACTCGTGCGCGAGAGCCGGCTCGGGGACGCCTTCCTGAATGATGAGAAAA AAATTGAAGCGAGTGGAAGGCTGGATGTGGAGGCGGCTAATGGCGGAGGAGTCAATCAGGAGTTCCTGAGAGAG GCAAATTATCTTAAATCTTGTGGCACAATATCACAAACTCCACCAGAAATTCTCGAAGTTCCAAGCTCAGGTAGTTCAGAAGAAACTAAAGAG aTCGATGACACATCCATCAATGTGCAAGTGATGAGAGAGACAAACCTACTCGAAGGGAACTTATCCGAAGT GTCAAAAATTGACGAGCCTGATAAGCTGATTCATGAGCAGAACATTGATGAGGGAATTCTCAGGGTGGAATCAGAATCTCGATCATCCTCACAGGACAATCCTTCATTTGAGAACATCATTGACCAGAAGACTGATTCTAGTGATTCACCTTATCCAACCCCTTTGGTCCTCAGAGGTGACATCCAGACTCCTGCAACAGTATACACTGCATGTATGGGGACTTCAAAGCCTGTGGAATCAGAATATCGATCATCCTCACAGGACAATCATTCATTTGAGAATATCATTGACCAGAAGACTGATTCTAGTGATTCACCTTATCCAACCCCTTTGGTGCTCAGAGTTGACATCCAGACTCCTGCAACATTATACACTTCATGTATGGGGACTTCAAAGCCTGGAAAGCGTGCAAGGGCCAGCAGGCAGTTCATTTACCCTGTTCTGAGACCAATTGAGAATAAGCTACAGTGGATGGAAGTAAAAGCTGAGTCGCCTGTGGTAGCATCCAATCCTCCGAAGAGAAGAAATTTGAGCGCAGATTTCAGTGAGAATCCTCCGCCGACATTTGCAAGTTCAACTGCCGCACAGACAGAATCACCAAAATCTGAATCCTTGCCACTTCACGACAGCTGTGAAGAGCTGGATGAAGTCATATCTCCAGAGGAAACCAAGGGTCAGGATGTCAACCAACAGCTGTTTGAAAGTGGAGAGCCACCGAACCAAAATTCAGAACATGGAAAGCATGGTGTTTCAAGCCTCTCTTATTGGCTAAAGCAAACATCTGCAGATGATGAGAGCCACCGCTACGCTAACACTGAAGACAAGGTTTGGAAAGAATTATGCTTTGAGAAGAGCATTTTCGATGTGCCTATCTTTACAGCTTCTGGTTTGAACTGGGACAATGACAATCCTACCCCTGTGTTGCCCAAGGCGTGGGATGGTAATGGAATTCCAAACACCACAACCAAGTACAAGGAG AAAGTCAATTGGCATGCCACGCCGTTTGAGGAAAGGTTGATGAAGGTTTTGTCTGATGAGAAACCGCTCCATGAAAG GAAAATCGACGGGAAGCTTATCCACCTTGAGGAAAACTCTGAGTAG
- the LOC120654755 gene encoding protein JASON-like isoform X3 has translation MGCFLSCFRGGPDRSGDLQDPLVRESRLGDAFLNDEKKIEASGRLDVEAANGGGVNQEFLREANYLKSCGTISQTPPEILEVPSSGSSEETKEIDDTSINVQVMRETNLLEGNLSEVSKIDEPDKLIHEQNIDEGILRVESESRSSSQDNPSFENIIDQKTDSSDSPYPTPLVLRGDIQTPATVYTACMGTSKPGKRARASRQFIYPVLRPIENKLQWMEVKAESPVVASNPPKRRNLSADFSENPPPTFASSTAAQTESPKSESLPLHDSCEELDEVISPEETKGQDVNQQLFESGEPPNQNSEHGKHGVSSLSYWLKQTSADDESHRYANTEDKVWKELCFEKSIFDVPIFTASGLNWDNDNPTPVLPKAWDGNGIPNTTTKYKEDQKVNWHATPFEERLMKVLSDEKPLHERKIDGKLIHLEENSE, from the exons ATGGGCTGCTTCCTCTCCTGCTTCCGCGGCGGCCCCGACCGGTCCGGCGATCTCCAG GATCCACTCGTGCGCGAGAGCCGGCTCGGGGACGCCTTCCTGAATGATGAGAAAA AAATTGAAGCGAGTGGAAGGCTGGATGTGGAGGCGGCTAATGGCGGAGGAGTCAATCAGGAGTTCCTGAGAGAG GCAAATTATCTTAAATCTTGTGGCACAATATCACAAACTCCACCAGAAATTCTCGAAGTTCCAAGCTCAGGTAGTTCAGAAGAAACTAAAGAG aTCGATGACACATCCATCAATGTGCAAGTGATGAGAGAGACAAACCTACTCGAAGGGAACTTATCCGAAGT GTCAAAAATTGACGAGCCTGATAAGCTGATTCATGAGCAGAACATTGATGAGGGAATTCTCAGGGTGGAATCAGAATCTCGATCATCCTCACAGGACAATCCTTCATTTGAGAACATCATTGACCAGAAGACTGATTCTAGTGATTCACCTTATCCAACCCCTTTGGTCCTCAGAGGTGACATCCAGACTCCTGCAACAGTATACACTGCAT GTATGGGGACTTCAAAGCCTGGAAAGCGTGCAAGGGCCAGCAGGCAGTTCATTTACCCTGTTCTGAGACCAATTGAGAATAAGCTACAGTGGATGGAAGTAAAAGCTGAGTCGCCTGTGGTAGCATCCAATCCTCCGAAGAGAAGAAATTTGAGCGCAGATTTCAGTGAGAATCCTCCGCCGACATTTGCAAGTTCAACTGCCGCACAGACAGAATCACCAAAATCTGAATCCTTGCCACTTCACGACAGCTGTGAAGAGCTGGATGAAGTCATATCTCCAGAGGAAACCAAGGGTCAGGATGTCAACCAACAGCTGTTTGAAAGTGGAGAGCCACCGAACCAAAATTCAGAACATGGAAAGCATGGTGTTTCAAGCCTCTCTTATTGGCTAAAGCAAACATCTGCAGATGATGAGAGCCACCGCTACGCTAACACTGAAGACAAGGTTTGGAAAGAATTATGCTTTGAGAAGAGCATTTTCGATGTGCCTATCTTTACAGCTTCTGGTTTGAACTGGGACAATGACAATCCTACCCCTGTGTTGCCCAAGGCGTGGGATGGTAATGGAATTCCAAACACCACAACCAAGTACAAGGAG GACCAGAAAGTCAATTGGCATGCCACGCCGTTTGAGGAAAGGTTGATGAAGGTTTTGTCTGATGAGAAACCGCTCCATGAAAG GAAAATCGACGGGAAGCTTATCCACCTTGAGGAAAACTCTGAGTAG
- the LOC120654755 gene encoding protein JASON-like isoform X1, producing MGCFLSCFRGGPDRSGDLQDPLVRESRLGDAFLNDEKKIEASGRLDVEAANGGGVNQEFLREANYLKSCGTISQTPPEILEVPSSGSSEETKEIDDTSINVQVMRETNLLEGNLSEVSKIDEPDKLIHEQNIDEGILRVESESRSSSQDNPSFENIIDQKTDSSDSPYPTPLVLRGDIQTPATVYTACMGTSKPVESEYRSSSQDNHSFENIIDQKTDSSDSPYPTPLVLRVDIQTPATLYTSCMGTSKPGKRARASRQFIYPVLRPIENKLQWMEVKAESPVVASNPPKRRNLSADFSENPPPTFASSTAAQTESPKSESLPLHDSCEELDEVISPEETKGQDVNQQLFESGEPPNQNSEHGKHGVSSLSYWLKQTSADDESHRYANTEDKVWKELCFEKSIFDVPIFTASGLNWDNDNPTPVLPKAWDGNGIPNTTTKYKEDQKVNWHATPFEERLMKVLSDEKPLHERKIDGKLIHLEENSE from the exons ATGGGCTGCTTCCTCTCCTGCTTCCGCGGCGGCCCCGACCGGTCCGGCGATCTCCAG GATCCACTCGTGCGCGAGAGCCGGCTCGGGGACGCCTTCCTGAATGATGAGAAAA AAATTGAAGCGAGTGGAAGGCTGGATGTGGAGGCGGCTAATGGCGGAGGAGTCAATCAGGAGTTCCTGAGAGAG GCAAATTATCTTAAATCTTGTGGCACAATATCACAAACTCCACCAGAAATTCTCGAAGTTCCAAGCTCAGGTAGTTCAGAAGAAACTAAAGAG aTCGATGACACATCCATCAATGTGCAAGTGATGAGAGAGACAAACCTACTCGAAGGGAACTTATCCGAAGT GTCAAAAATTGACGAGCCTGATAAGCTGATTCATGAGCAGAACATTGATGAGGGAATTCTCAGGGTGGAATCAGAATCTCGATCATCCTCACAGGACAATCCTTCATTTGAGAACATCATTGACCAGAAGACTGATTCTAGTGATTCACCTTATCCAACCCCTTTGGTCCTCAGAGGTGACATCCAGACTCCTGCAACAGTATACACTGCATGTATGGGGACTTCAAAGCCTGTGGAATCAGAATATCGATCATCCTCACAGGACAATCATTCATTTGAGAATATCATTGACCAGAAGACTGATTCTAGTGATTCACCTTATCCAACCCCTTTGGTGCTCAGAGTTGACATCCAGACTCCTGCAACATTATACACTTCATGTATGGGGACTTCAAAGCCTGGAAAGCGTGCAAGGGCCAGCAGGCAGTTCATTTACCCTGTTCTGAGACCAATTGAGAATAAGCTACAGTGGATGGAAGTAAAAGCTGAGTCGCCTGTGGTAGCATCCAATCCTCCGAAGAGAAGAAATTTGAGCGCAGATTTCAGTGAGAATCCTCCGCCGACATTTGCAAGTTCAACTGCCGCACAGACAGAATCACCAAAATCTGAATCCTTGCCACTTCACGACAGCTGTGAAGAGCTGGATGAAGTCATATCTCCAGAGGAAACCAAGGGTCAGGATGTCAACCAACAGCTGTTTGAAAGTGGAGAGCCACCGAACCAAAATTCAGAACATGGAAAGCATGGTGTTTCAAGCCTCTCTTATTGGCTAAAGCAAACATCTGCAGATGATGAGAGCCACCGCTACGCTAACACTGAAGACAAGGTTTGGAAAGAATTATGCTTTGAGAAGAGCATTTTCGATGTGCCTATCTTTACAGCTTCTGGTTTGAACTGGGACAATGACAATCCTACCCCTGTGTTGCCCAAGGCGTGGGATGGTAATGGAATTCCAAACACCACAACCAAGTACAAGGAG GACCAGAAAGTCAATTGGCATGCCACGCCGTTTGAGGAAAGGTTGATGAAGGTTTTGTCTGATGAGAAACCGCTCCATGAAAG GAAAATCGACGGGAAGCTTATCCACCTTGAGGAAAACTCTGAGTAG
- the LOC120654756 gene encoding uncharacterized protein LOC120654756 isoform X1 — MKEEVVHWFAGSTRENHGGRGSQTLRIEATATGGDRRPATVTKMPRDGLARGLEVEAALAAEAAWELKEVVASMDGSLNMDADSTLDLSIELGGDGSISADKHCSIP, encoded by the exons ATGAAGGAGGAGGTGGTCCACTGGTTTGCGGGTTCGACCCGTGAAAACCACGGAGGCCGCGGAAGCCAAACCCTACGCATCGAGGCTACAGCGAcgggcggcgaccggcggccggcgaccgtGACGAAGATGCCGCGCGAcggcctcgctcgaggcctcgAGGTGGAGGCTGCACTCGCGGCCGAGGCAGCGTGGGAACTAAAGGAGGTTGTTGCATCCATGGATGGGTCCTTGAATATGGATGCGGACTCGACGCTGGATCTCTccatcgagctcggcggtgATGGATCGATCTCCGCTGACAAG CATTGCAGTATCCCCTAA
- the LOC120654756 gene encoding uncharacterized protein LOC120654756 isoform X2, producing the protein MKEEVVHWFAGSTRENHGGRGSQTLRIEATATGGDRRPATVTKMPRDGLARGLEVEAALAAEAAWELKEVVASMDGSLNMDADSTLDLSIELGGDGSISADKSHMG; encoded by the exons ATGAAGGAGGAGGTGGTCCACTGGTTTGCGGGTTCGACCCGTGAAAACCACGGAGGCCGCGGAAGCCAAACCCTACGCATCGAGGCTACAGCGAcgggcggcgaccggcggccggcgaccgtGACGAAGATGCCGCGCGAcggcctcgctcgaggcctcgAGGTGGAGGCTGCACTCGCGGCCGAGGCAGCGTGGGAACTAAAGGAGGTTGTTGCATCCATGGATGGGTCCTTGAATATGGATGCGGACTCGACGCTGGATCTCTccatcgagctcggcggtgATGGATCGATCTCCGCTGACAAG AGTCACATGGGGTGA